The Corallococcus soli genome includes a window with the following:
- a CDS encoding acyl-CoA dehydrogenase family protein, whose protein sequence is MVAVTEPAARPQDVLAGGAFLFQEVGATRILTPEGFSEEQRLFFKTALQFCREQVLPQAARIEGKDNALLRDLLRRAGELGLLSVDIAETYGGTGLDKTTSLLLAEAMSLQGSWSVTSSAHTGIGTLPIVWFGNAAQKEKYLPKLATGEWVAAYALTEQGSGSDARGAKTKAVRTADGQHYLLNGSKLYITNAAFADVFVVFAQVDGDKFTGFIVEKDTPGLTVGPEEHKMGIRGSSTCPLYFEDAKVPAENLLGELGKGHRIAFNILNYGRLKLGAGVIGGMKLQLQSALKFAQERKQFKAPIATFPLIREKLARMATLVYAVESMTYRTAGLVDGRLAAKERSDADYDAHVIAAMEEFATEASIMKVFGSEALGFLVDDAVQVHGGAGYIEEYPVERAYRDARINRIFEGTNEINRMLITGILLKRAVKGDLPLFAQARSVSEELNRGERPRAGREDALAHEEIAAECAKHLAIHGMRLAAEAFGTELDKHQEVMAALADVVMDAYALDSMVTRTRQAAASGVLDPMRVALVRLYAMESTTRAFERTRRALCATLKGDVLALELKRLAALDAFTAYDPAELRETIVAGLEDAGGYPYNPL, encoded by the coding sequence ATGGTCGCTGTCACCGAGCCCGCTGCCCGTCCCCAGGATGTCCTCGCTGGTGGGGCGTTCCTCTTCCAGGAGGTGGGCGCCACCCGCATCCTCACGCCGGAGGGCTTCTCCGAGGAGCAGCGGCTCTTCTTCAAGACGGCGCTCCAGTTCTGCCGTGAGCAGGTGCTGCCGCAGGCCGCGCGCATCGAGGGCAAGGACAACGCGCTGCTGCGCGACCTCTTGCGCCGCGCGGGCGAGCTGGGCCTGCTGAGCGTGGACATCGCGGAGACCTACGGCGGCACGGGCCTGGACAAGACGACGTCGCTGCTGCTCGCGGAGGCGATGAGCCTCCAGGGCTCCTGGTCGGTGACGTCCAGCGCGCACACGGGCATCGGCACGCTGCCCATCGTCTGGTTCGGCAACGCGGCGCAGAAGGAGAAGTACCTGCCGAAGCTGGCCACCGGTGAGTGGGTGGCGGCGTACGCGCTCACGGAGCAGGGCAGCGGCAGCGACGCGCGCGGGGCGAAGACGAAGGCGGTGCGCACGGCGGACGGCCAGCACTACCTGCTCAACGGCTCCAAGCTCTACATCACCAACGCGGCCTTCGCGGACGTGTTCGTCGTCTTCGCGCAGGTGGACGGCGACAAGTTCACCGGCTTCATCGTGGAGAAGGACACCCCCGGCCTCACCGTGGGCCCCGAAGAGCACAAGATGGGCATCCGCGGCTCGTCCACCTGTCCGCTCTACTTCGAGGACGCGAAGGTGCCGGCGGAGAACCTGCTGGGCGAGCTGGGCAAGGGCCACCGCATCGCCTTCAACATCCTCAACTACGGCCGCCTCAAGCTGGGCGCGGGCGTCATCGGCGGCATGAAGCTCCAGTTGCAGAGCGCGCTCAAGTTCGCGCAGGAGCGCAAGCAGTTCAAGGCGCCCATCGCCACGTTCCCGCTCATCCGCGAGAAGCTCGCGCGCATGGCGACGCTCGTCTACGCGGTGGAGAGCATGACGTACCGCACCGCGGGGCTCGTGGACGGGCGGCTCGCGGCGAAGGAGCGCTCGGACGCGGACTACGACGCGCACGTCATCGCCGCGATGGAGGAGTTCGCCACCGAGGCCTCCATCATGAAGGTCTTCGGTTCGGAGGCCCTGGGCTTCCTGGTGGATGACGCGGTGCAGGTGCACGGCGGCGCCGGCTACATCGAGGAGTACCCGGTGGAGCGCGCCTACCGCGACGCACGCATCAACCGCATCTTCGAGGGCACCAACGAAATCAACCGCATGCTCATCACCGGCATCCTGCTCAAGCGCGCGGTGAAGGGCGACCTGCCGCTGTTCGCGCAGGCCCGCTCCGTGTCGGAGGAGCTGAACCGGGGCGAGCGTCCCCGCGCGGGCCGTGAGGACGCGCTGGCCCACGAGGAGATCGCCGCCGAGTGCGCCAAGCACCTGGCCATCCACGGCATGCGCCTGGCCGCGGAGGCGTTCGGCACGGAGCTGGACAAGCACCAGGAGGTCATGGCCGCGCTGGCGGACGTGGTGATGGACGCGTACGCGCTGGACTCCATGGTGACGCGCACCCGTCAGGCCGCCGCCAGCGGCGTGCTGGATCCGATGCGCGTGGCGCTGGTGCGGCTGTACGCGATGGAGTCCACCACGCGCGCCTTCGAGCGCACCCGCCGCGCGCTGTGCGCCACGCTCAAGGGCGACGTGCTCGCGCTGGAGCTCAAGCGGCTGGCCGCGCTGGACGCCTTCACGGCGTACGACCCGGCGGAGCTGCGGGAGACCATCGTCGCGGGCCTGGAAGACGCGGGCGGCTACCCGTACAACCCGCTGTAG
- a CDS encoding PilZ domain-containing protein, with protein sequence MSTNVRLKVAYKTPQSLVGEYTRSVGQGGVTLETRKALPLGTRFTFELHAGGMPRPVEVLGEVVKVEPRPGERFQLTIRYDGAEDRTALDVVLQHIFAQEEQNGLRRFPRMPLHVRAKEGDPRAPSFFVRDISRGGVGLEVEAPALPREVQVGTPFLLEMDMKEGPLLLHGEVAWTSTLPRKGSTEAVTPGFGATFGRLRPDMLQRLEALMALEHLPPGPWRARVSFGLDAVSRMP encoded by the coding sequence GTGAGCACGAACGTTCGACTGAAGGTGGCCTACAAGACGCCGCAGTCGCTGGTCGGCGAGTACACCCGCAGCGTGGGCCAGGGAGGTGTCACCCTGGAGACGCGCAAGGCGCTGCCGCTGGGCACCCGCTTCACCTTCGAGCTGCACGCGGGCGGCATGCCCCGTCCGGTGGAGGTGCTGGGGGAGGTCGTCAAGGTGGAGCCCCGCCCGGGCGAGCGCTTCCAGCTCACCATCCGCTACGACGGCGCGGAGGATCGCACCGCCCTGGACGTGGTGCTCCAGCACATCTTCGCCCAGGAGGAGCAGAACGGCCTGCGCCGCTTCCCGCGCATGCCCCTGCACGTGCGCGCGAAGGAAGGCGACCCCCGGGCCCCCTCGTTCTTCGTGCGGGACATCTCGCGCGGCGGCGTGGGCCTGGAGGTGGAGGCCCCTGCCCTGCCCCGCGAGGTGCAGGTGGGCACGCCCTTCCTCCTGGAGATGGACATGAAGGAGGGCCCGCTGCTGCTGCACGGCGAGGTGGCGTGGACCTCCACCCTGCCGCGCAAGGGCTCCACGGAGGCCGTCACCCCGGGCTTCGGCGCGACGTTCGGCCGGCTGCGGCCGGACATGCTCCAGCGGCTGGAAGCGCTGATGGCGCTGGAGCACCTGCCGCCCGGGCCCTGGCGGGCGCGGGTCAGCTTCGGGCTGGACGCCGTGTCGCGGATGCCCTGA
- the mraZ gene encoding division/cell wall cluster transcriptional repressor MraZ: MFRGVYEHQIDAKGRTSLPAKLRETLVGAYDERLIVTTALDPCLHAYPVREWEALETALARRNPMEPGVKTLMRLYVASAQECPLDKLGRLLIPPSLRTYAKLEKDVVWAGMVKVIELWSLDGWAKAQADARQEATSQDVLRVLGELRQP; this comes from the coding sequence GTGTTCCGAGGCGTCTATGAGCACCAGATCGACGCGAAGGGGCGCACCAGCCTCCCGGCGAAGCTCCGGGAGACGTTGGTGGGCGCCTACGACGAGCGGCTCATCGTCACCACGGCCCTGGACCCCTGCCTCCACGCCTACCCGGTGCGGGAGTGGGAGGCGCTGGAGACCGCGCTCGCCCGGCGCAACCCCATGGAACCGGGGGTCAAGACGTTGATGCGGCTGTACGTGGCCAGCGCGCAGGAGTGCCCGTTGGACAAGCTGGGCCGGCTGCTCATCCCGCCGTCGCTCAGGACGTACGCGAAGCTGGAGAAGGACGTGGTGTGGGCGGGGATGGTGAAGGTGATTGAGCTTTGGAGCCTGGACGGTTGGGCGAAGGCGCAGGCGGATGCGCGCCAGGAAGCCACCTCCCAGGACGTGTTGCGGGTGCTGGGCGAGCTGCGCCAGCCGTAG
- a CDS encoding STAS domain-containing protein: MDQMQEVRRNRAALAASERVETLMLEGELGEEELTQLCEDLMHRLHRGIRQVVVDFADVSHLNYRGVRPLMARTEAFRRAGGDVKLSGLSPYLAAIFRAAGAHDTFELYPHMNDARAAFSLARAPFV, from the coding sequence ATGGACCAGATGCAGGAGGTTCGACGGAACAGGGCGGCCCTGGCGGCTTCCGAGCGCGTGGAGACCCTCATGCTGGAGGGCGAGCTGGGCGAGGAGGAGCTCACCCAGCTGTGCGAGGACCTGATGCACCGGCTGCACCGGGGCATCCGCCAGGTGGTGGTGGACTTCGCGGACGTGTCGCACCTGAACTACCGGGGCGTGCGCCCGCTGATGGCCCGCACGGAGGCGTTCCGCCGCGCCGGTGGCGACGTGAAGCTGTCCGGGCTGTCGCCGTACCTGGCCGCCATCTTCCGCGCGGCCGGCGCCCACGACACCTTCGAACTGTATCCGCACATGAACGATGCCCGGGCCGCCTTCTCGCTCGCGCGCGCTCCCTTCGTCTGA
- the rsmH gene encoding 16S rRNA (cytosine(1402)-N(4))-methyltransferase RsmH — protein sequence MDFHHQTVLLHETVDVLLPKEGKVILDGTLGGGGHTEALLARGATVVGVDRDPVALAAATARMGANARFQARQGNFAELSRVAEDLLPVDGVLVDLGVSSPQLDVAERGFSFMKDGPLDMRMGDTGPTAAELIAITDERDLAQILRDYGEEPFARPIARELKRALPQRTLEAAEVVKRAVPRKAWPDRIHVATRTFQALRMAVNGELEALDALLASLPSLLKVGGRAAVISFHSLEDRKVKEAFKALVGGCTCPPGFPVCVCNSQGDFALVSKKAVAASDAEVEANPRSRSAHLRAVEKVR from the coding sequence GTGGACTTCCACCACCAGACCGTCCTGCTCCACGAGACGGTGGACGTCCTGCTCCCGAAAGAGGGCAAGGTCATCCTCGACGGCACGCTCGGAGGCGGAGGCCACACCGAAGCGCTCCTCGCCCGGGGCGCCACGGTGGTGGGCGTGGACCGGGACCCGGTGGCGCTCGCGGCGGCCACCGCCCGCATGGGCGCCAACGCGCGCTTCCAGGCCCGGCAGGGCAACTTCGCGGAGCTGTCCCGCGTGGCGGAGGACCTGCTCCCCGTGGACGGCGTGCTGGTGGACCTGGGCGTGTCCTCGCCCCAACTGGACGTGGCCGAGCGCGGCTTCTCCTTCATGAAGGACGGCCCGCTGGACATGCGCATGGGCGACACCGGCCCCACCGCCGCGGAGCTCATCGCCATCACCGACGAGCGCGACCTGGCGCAGATCCTCCGCGACTATGGGGAAGAGCCCTTCGCGCGGCCCATCGCCCGGGAGCTCAAGCGCGCGCTGCCCCAGCGCACGCTGGAGGCCGCGGAGGTGGTGAAGCGCGCGGTGCCCCGCAAGGCGTGGCCCGACCGCATCCACGTGGCCACCCGCACGTTCCAGGCGCTGCGCATGGCGGTGAACGGGGAGCTGGAGGCGCTGGACGCGCTGCTGGCCTCCCTGCCGTCGCTGCTCAAGGTGGGCGGCCGCGCCGCGGTCATCTCCTTCCACTCCCTGGAGGACCGCAAGGTGAAGGAAGCCTTCAAGGCCCTGGTGGGAGGGTGCACCTGTCCGCCGGGCTTCCCGGTGTGCGTCTGCAACAGCCAGGGCGACTTCGCCCTCGTGTCCAAGAAGGCCGTCGCGGCTTCCGACGCGGAAGTCGAGGCCAACCCCCGCTCTCGTAGCGCGCACCTGCGCGCGGTGGAGAAAGTCCGATGA
- a CDS encoding cell division protein FtsL, translating to MSKVLPRNTVSVAGVLMHLLPAVFLFALFAAVGILHVTSRVLVVDMGYRLSNAEGESRTLTREHDRLKLELATLKAPGRLERVAREQLGMAMPRGGAVVSVGDERVKDARTAQARSSAPGVRMAERGAQR from the coding sequence ATGAGCAAGGTCCTGCCCCGCAACACCGTGTCCGTGGCGGGCGTGCTGATGCACCTCTTGCCCGCCGTGTTCCTCTTCGCGCTGTTCGCCGCCGTGGGCATCCTCCACGTCACCAGCCGCGTGCTGGTGGTGGACATGGGCTACCGCCTGTCCAACGCGGAGGGCGAGAGCCGCACGCTGACCCGGGAGCATGATCGGCTCAAGCTGGAGCTGGCCACGCTCAAGGCGCCGGGCCGCCTGGAGCGCGTGGCGCGCGAGCAGCTGGGCATGGCCATGCCCCGGGGCGGCGCGGTGGTGTCCGTGGGGGATGAGCGCGTGAAGGATGCGCGCACCGCGCAGGCCCGTTCGTCGGCGCCGGGCGTGCGCATGGCGGAGCGGGGTGCCCAGCGGTGA
- a CDS encoding penicillin-binding protein: MRDFKSARAPESNAKWLKLRVQLLFGLFLALLGTAFARAVYLQVFQQEKLRGLAQDQYVRQIDIPARRGDIFDRRGTPLAQSVEVDSIWVDPSMLPDVRQAARLLAKAVHLDPNDVASRIGRAKRFAWVKRQAKPQEVEAVKALGLPGLGFTKEPKRFYPQRELGAHIVGMVGTDGHGLEGLELAFQDELSGQNSRTSGFRDAKGRKLMVQGALDPLERQGATVTLTLDRHLQYVAEKALAKAVDDAKAIAGMAVVLDPRTGELLALANNPRFNPNTPETGVKNAIRNRAALDAFEPGSTMKAFVVAAALEEKVITPETLTFCENGAFRIGRHTVNDTHPHGWLTPQGVLQVSSNIGVAKIADALGREKMVAAYHAFGFAERTGLALTGESRGVIPFPKSDISLATQSFGQGMTSTAVQLTAAYGALANDGVLMRPYLVSKVVDPDGVVLLENQPTELRRVVSPRVARQVVGMLESVMVKGGTAPKGAMEDYRVAGKTGTAQKADPVARGYSDKRIASFVGMVPAEAPRAVILVVVDEPKTDVYGGNVAAPAFKEIATAAMAHLAVPPSRTVAPAEVAAAAAPPVPPPASKASAKAVPVRAVLAEAVTETPEPGTVRVPDVQGQAGREAVVKLLAAALEPQLQGSGRVVSQTPPAGALVEKGARVTLELATRQ; the protein is encoded by the coding sequence GTGAGGGACTTCAAGAGCGCGCGGGCGCCCGAATCCAACGCCAAGTGGCTCAAGCTGCGCGTCCAGCTGCTGTTCGGGCTGTTCCTCGCGCTCTTGGGCACGGCGTTCGCCCGCGCGGTCTACCTCCAGGTCTTCCAGCAGGAGAAGCTGCGCGGCCTGGCGCAGGACCAGTACGTCCGGCAGATCGACATCCCGGCCCGCCGGGGCGACATCTTCGACCGGCGCGGCACGCCGCTCGCGCAGAGCGTGGAGGTGGACTCCATCTGGGTGGACCCGTCCATGCTCCCCGACGTGCGGCAGGCGGCGCGGCTGCTCGCCAAGGCCGTGCACCTGGACCCCAACGACGTCGCCTCGCGCATCGGCCGCGCCAAGCGCTTCGCGTGGGTGAAGCGTCAGGCGAAGCCGCAGGAGGTGGAGGCGGTGAAGGCGCTGGGGCTCCCGGGCCTGGGCTTCACCAAGGAGCCCAAGCGCTTCTACCCCCAGCGCGAGCTGGGCGCGCACATCGTCGGCATGGTGGGCACCGACGGCCACGGCCTGGAGGGGCTGGAGCTGGCGTTCCAGGACGAGCTGTCCGGACAGAACTCGCGCACCTCCGGCTTCCGCGACGCCAAGGGCCGCAAGCTGATGGTGCAGGGCGCGTTGGATCCGCTGGAGCGCCAGGGCGCCACGGTGACGCTCACGCTGGACCGCCACCTCCAGTACGTCGCGGAGAAGGCGCTGGCGAAGGCGGTGGACGACGCGAAGGCCATCGCCGGCATGGCGGTGGTGCTGGACCCGCGCACCGGGGAGCTGCTGGCGCTGGCCAACAACCCGCGCTTCAACCCCAACACGCCAGAGACCGGCGTGAAGAACGCCATCCGCAACCGCGCCGCGCTGGACGCCTTCGAGCCCGGCTCCACGATGAAGGCCTTCGTGGTGGCCGCCGCGCTGGAAGAGAAGGTCATCACCCCGGAGACGCTGACCTTCTGTGAGAACGGCGCCTTCCGCATTGGCCGCCACACCGTCAACGACACCCACCCGCACGGGTGGCTGACGCCGCAGGGCGTCCTCCAGGTGTCCTCCAACATCGGCGTCGCGAAGATCGCGGACGCCCTGGGCCGCGAGAAGATGGTCGCCGCCTACCACGCCTTCGGCTTCGCGGAGCGCACGGGCCTGGCGCTGACCGGTGAGAGCCGGGGCGTCATCCCGTTTCCGAAATCGGACATCTCCCTGGCCACCCAGTCCTTCGGCCAGGGGATGACCTCCACCGCCGTCCAGCTGACGGCGGCCTATGGTGCGCTGGCCAACGACGGCGTGCTGATGCGCCCGTACCTGGTCTCCAAGGTGGTGGACCCGGACGGCGTGGTGCTGCTGGAGAACCAGCCCACGGAGCTGCGCCGGGTCGTCTCCCCGAGGGTGGCGCGCCAGGTCGTGGGCATGCTCGAAAGCGTGATGGTCAAGGGAGGGACCGCTCCCAAGGGGGCCATGGAGGACTACCGCGTGGCCGGAAAGACGGGCACCGCCCAGAAGGCGGACCCCGTCGCGCGTGGGTATTCCGACAAACGCATCGCCTCTTTTGTGGGCATGGTGCCGGCCGAGGCCCCGCGCGCGGTGATTCTCGTGGTAGTGGACGAACCGAAGACGGACGTATACGGGGGGAACGTGGCTGCCCCTGCCTTCAAGGAAATCGCTACCGCCGCCATGGCCCACCTGGCCGTGCCCCCGTCTCGTACGGTGGCACCCGCCGAGGTGGCCGCGGCCGCTGCGCCTCCGGTGCCCCCTCCGGCATCGAAGGCGTCGGCGAAGGCCGTCCCGGTACGGGCCGTCCTGGCGGAAGCGGTGACCGAGACTCCGGAACCCGGCACGGTGCGTGTGCCGGACGTCCAGGGTCAGGCGGGACGCGAAGCCGTGGTGAAGTTGCTTGCCGCGGCGTTGGAGCCACAGCTGCAAGGCAGTGGACGAGTGGTGTCTCAGACCCCCCCCGCCGGTGCGCTGGTGGAGAAGGGGGCCCGGGTGACGCTGGAACTGGCGACGCGGCAATGA
- a CDS encoding UDP-N-acetylmuramoyl-L-alanyl-D-glutamate--2,6-diaminopimelate ligase, giving the protein MKLTDVLAGCGAEQTSGGRSAVDVTGVTQDSRRVKPGDLFIAVPGLKEDGAQFIGEAVSRGAVAVVSEKQGQSSQVPFFKVSSARKALALIAANFYGRPADKLTLLGVTGTNGKTTTTYLLEAILATAAMYSGSPAPGVIGTLGYKFGGKTTELANTTPDPLDLHRIFREMVDAGVETVVMEVSSHALAQERVHGLTFKAVGFSNLSRDHLDYHKDLEEYFQVKRKLFAENLAATGTAVVNGDDAFASRIYNELRGQKRMAWKFSRLGPGEISAADATFSLKGIEATVKSPAGDIKVKSKLLGPHNLENILLAAGIALGAGISRADVKSGIELVSKVSGRMDRAENHRGGPAPAVLVDYAHTDDALKRSIEAARTLAKGRVIVVFGCGGDRDKGKRPLMGTVAAEGADLVMVTSDNPRTEDPEAIIAEVTPGLEKGGLRRISAGKAKVGEKGYLVDADRRAAIEQAVNLAKDDDVVLIAGKGHETYQTVGTEKHAFDDREVAAKALANRIPG; this is encoded by the coding sequence ATGAAGCTGACGGATGTCCTCGCAGGGTGTGGAGCCGAGCAGACCTCGGGCGGCCGTTCCGCGGTCGACGTCACGGGAGTGACGCAGGATTCGCGGCGCGTGAAGCCGGGGGACCTCTTCATCGCCGTGCCCGGCCTGAAGGAAGACGGGGCCCAGTTCATTGGTGAGGCCGTGTCACGCGGCGCAGTGGCGGTGGTGTCCGAGAAGCAGGGGCAGTCCTCGCAGGTGCCGTTCTTCAAGGTGAGCAGCGCGCGCAAGGCGCTGGCCCTCATCGCGGCGAACTTCTACGGCCGCCCCGCCGACAAGCTGACGCTCCTGGGCGTCACCGGAACGAACGGGAAGACGACGACGACGTACCTCCTGGAGGCCATCCTCGCGACGGCCGCCATGTACTCCGGCTCCCCCGCCCCTGGCGTCATCGGGACGCTGGGCTACAAGTTCGGCGGCAAGACGACGGAGCTGGCCAACACCACGCCGGACCCGCTGGATCTGCACCGCATCTTCCGCGAGATGGTGGATGCCGGCGTGGAGACGGTGGTCATGGAGGTGTCCAGCCACGCGCTCGCGCAGGAGCGCGTGCATGGGCTTACCTTCAAGGCCGTGGGCTTCAGCAACCTGTCCCGCGACCACCTGGACTACCACAAGGACCTGGAGGAGTACTTCCAGGTGAAGCGCAAGCTCTTCGCGGAGAACCTGGCCGCCACGGGCACCGCGGTGGTCAACGGCGACGACGCCTTCGCCAGCCGCATCTACAACGAGCTGCGCGGCCAGAAGCGCATGGCGTGGAAGTTCAGCCGCCTGGGGCCCGGTGAGATTTCGGCCGCGGACGCGACCTTCTCCCTCAAGGGCATCGAGGCCACCGTGAAGTCGCCCGCGGGCGACATCAAGGTGAAGAGCAAGCTCTTGGGGCCCCACAACCTGGAGAACATCCTCCTGGCGGCGGGCATCGCGTTGGGCGCGGGCATCTCCCGCGCGGACGTGAAGAGCGGCATCGAACTGGTCTCCAAGGTGTCCGGCCGCATGGACCGCGCGGAGAACCACCGGGGCGGCCCCGCGCCGGCGGTGCTGGTGGACTACGCGCACACGGACGACGCGCTCAAGCGCTCCATCGAAGCGGCGCGCACGCTGGCCAAGGGCCGCGTCATCGTCGTCTTCGGCTGCGGTGGCGACCGCGACAAGGGCAAGCGCCCGCTGATGGGCACGGTGGCCGCGGAGGGCGCCGACCTGGTGATGGTGACCAGCGACAACCCCCGCACGGAGGACCCGGAGGCCATCATCGCGGAGGTGACGCCGGGCCTGGAGAAGGGCGGCCTGCGCCGCATCTCCGCGGGCAAGGCGAAGGTCGGGGAGAAGGGCTACCTCGTGGACGCGGATCGCCGCGCCGCCATCGAGCAGGCCGTCAACCTGGCCAAGGACGACGACGTCGTCCTCATCGCCGGCAAGGGCCACGAGACCTACCAGACGGTGGGCACCGAGAAGCACGCCTTCGACGACCGCGAGGTCGCCGCGAAGGCGCTGGCCAACCGCATCCCGGGCTGA
- a CDS encoding UDP-N-acetylmuramoyl-tripeptide--D-alanyl-D-alanine ligase, which produces MAARFSDDEVVQATGATRRGDAVPAGFPDVRTDTRSLTPGCLFVALQGERFDAHDFVDGAMRGGAAGAVVKRGRALPALPARFPLFEVEDTLAALGGLGALHRRRFRIPVAAVGGSNGKTTTKEMVGAILATRGPALKTEGNFNNEIGVPLTLFRLEPSHVAAVIEVGMNQPGEIERLTRRVQPDAGVITVVQPEHLEGLGSLQGVAEAEGELFRELLPQATAVVNLDDELIVHQAARSGARHLTFGRAEAADVRLRGVQTLGRDGMVATVRYAQRDWPVRLHFVGPHNAQNATAAFATALALGYSPEECVRGLESARPYARRLNILDGLNGVTVVDDCYNANPASMEAALVTLGTLVPEGGRAVAVLGDMLELGAGEAQEHARLGELVAKHAAKVAFFGPRSAGGHARAKLGEAGAHFTEVEPLVAWLTPRLAPGDVVLVKASRGMRLERVVAALTGTAAPQGSH; this is translated from the coding sequence ATGGCCGCTCGATTCTCCGACGACGAGGTGGTGCAGGCGACCGGGGCGACCCGCCGCGGGGATGCAGTCCCCGCGGGGTTTCCCGACGTCCGCACCGACACGCGGTCGCTCACCCCGGGGTGCCTGTTCGTGGCGCTCCAGGGCGAGCGCTTCGACGCCCACGACTTCGTGGACGGCGCCATGCGCGGAGGGGCCGCGGGGGCGGTGGTGAAGCGGGGCAGGGCGCTGCCGGCCCTGCCCGCCCGCTTCCCGCTCTTCGAGGTGGAGGACACCCTGGCCGCGCTCGGCGGCCTGGGCGCGCTGCACCGCCGCCGCTTCCGCATCCCGGTGGCGGCGGTGGGGGGCTCCAACGGGAAGACGACCACCAAGGAGATGGTGGGCGCCATCCTGGCCACGCGGGGCCCCGCGCTGAAGACGGAAGGCAACTTCAACAACGAGATTGGCGTCCCCCTGACGCTCTTCCGGCTGGAGCCGTCCCACGTGGCGGCGGTCATCGAAGTGGGGATGAACCAGCCGGGCGAAATCGAGCGGCTCACGCGCCGCGTGCAGCCCGACGCGGGCGTCATCACCGTCGTCCAGCCGGAGCACCTGGAGGGGCTGGGCAGCCTCCAGGGCGTGGCCGAGGCGGAGGGTGAGCTCTTCCGGGAGCTGCTGCCCCAGGCCACGGCGGTGGTGAACCTGGATGACGAACTCATCGTGCACCAGGCCGCGCGCAGCGGCGCCAGGCACCTGACGTTCGGCCGCGCGGAGGCCGCCGACGTGCGCCTTCGCGGCGTCCAGACGCTGGGCCGCGACGGCATGGTGGCCACGGTGCGCTACGCCCAGCGGGACTGGCCGGTGCGCCTGCACTTCGTGGGGCCGCACAACGCGCAGAACGCGACGGCGGCGTTCGCGACGGCGCTGGCGCTGGGCTACTCCCCCGAGGAGTGCGTGCGGGGCCTGGAGTCGGCGCGGCCGTACGCGCGGCGCCTCAACATCCTGGACGGCCTGAACGGCGTGACGGTGGTGGACGACTGCTACAACGCCAACCCCGCCTCCATGGAAGCGGCGCTCGTCACCCTGGGCACGCTGGTGCCCGAGGGCGGACGCGCGGTGGCGGTGCTGGGCGACATGCTGGAGCTGGGCGCGGGCGAGGCGCAGGAGCATGCCCGGCTGGGCGAACTCGTCGCGAAGCACGCGGCGAAGGTGGCGTTCTTCGGTCCCAGGTCCGCTGGCGGCCACGCGCGCGCGAAGCTGGGCGAAGCCGGCGCGCACTTCACCGAGGTGGAGCCATTGGTGGCCTGGTTGACGCCCCGGCTCGCCCCCGGTGACGTGGTGCTGGTGAAGGCCAGTCGCGGCATGCGACTGGAGCGCGTGGTGGCCGCCCTCACGGGCACGGCCGCCCCCCAAGGGAGTCACTAA